A section of the Centroberyx gerrardi isolate f3 chromosome 8, fCenGer3.hap1.cur.20231027, whole genome shotgun sequence genome encodes:
- the pdlim2 gene encoding PDZ and LIM domain protein 2 codes for MALTVNLIGPSPWGFRIFGGRDFKKAITVSKVNGGSKAEQAALQPGDIILEINGENTADMLNVEAQNKIKNSKTQLQLVVERPEPPSPGQTNGISTPEQLAGRFQEAVLVSRDENQNYREYTISSPASLSPGPYSPEPPASPDGKRERLTPTNNKGVQLRSWSPEERSHRLSRPLSQEFFSSDNRNNSVSSRTPTPPGRYSPHSPIDRDLPMSPRRSSSSSDFAMQRFDRDSEVYKMIQENKESRTPPRQSNTFRMLQEVLEADEKEAALRFPGKLSPNPPKPSASVGGVNKYHTCEKCGTSIVTQAVRIMDDRFRHPECYTCTDCGLNLKMRGHFWVGEEMFCEKHARERYQGPGTSPLAAVSPRH; via the exons ATGGCGCTGACAGTGAACTTGATCGGTCCTTCACCATGGGGCTTCAGAATATTCGGAGGCAGGGACTTCAAGAAGGCCATAACTGTATCGAAG GTCAACGGGGGCAGCAAGGCGGAGCAGGCGGCCCTGCAACCTGGCGACATTATCTTGGAGATCAACGGCGAGAACACGGCCGACATGCTGAACGTGGAGGCCCAGAACAAGATCAAGAACTCCAAGACCCAGCTGCAGCTGGTGGTGGAGAG ACCTGAACCACCCAGTCCTGGACAGACCAATGGCATCAGCACCCCCGAACAGCTGGCTGGACGCTTCCAG GAAGCGGTGCTGGTGAGTCGAGACGAGAACCAGAACTACAGAGAGTACACCATCTCCAGCCCTGCGTCGCTGTCTCCTGGACCCTACTCCCCTGAGCCGCCCGCCAGCCCCGACGGCAAGAGGGAGAGGCTGACACCAACCAACAACAAGGG TGTCCAGCTGCGCTCATGGTCtccagaggagaggagtcaCAGGCTGTCAAGACCACTGTCACAG GAGTTTTTCTCTTCAGACAATAGAAATAACTCTGTGTCCAGTCGAACTCCCACCCCACCAGGACGCTACTCGCCCCACAGCCCCATCGACCGGGATCTACCCATGTCCCCCAGACGCAG CAGTTCGAGCTCTGACTTTGCCATGCAGAGGTTTGACAGGGACTCGGAGGTGTACAAGATGATCCAGGAGAATAAGGAGTCTCGCACGCCTCCGCGTCAGTCCAACACCTTCCGCATGCTGCAAGAGGTTCTGGAGGCCGATGAGAAAG AGGCAGCTTTGCGGTTCCCAGGGAAGCTGTCGCCCAACCCCCCCAAACCCAGCGCATCAGTGGGAGGAGTCAACAAATACCACACCTGTGAGAAGTGTGGCACCAGCATTGT CACGCAGGCCGTGCGCATCATGGACGACCGCTTCCGCCACCCGGAGTGCTACACTTGCACAGATTGCGGCCTTAACCTGAAGATgagaggtcacttttgggtcggGGAGGAGATGTTCTGCGAGAAGCACGCCCGGGAGCGGTACCAAGGCCCAGGCACGTCCCCTCTGGCCGCAGTCTCCCCTCGCCACTGA